Proteins encoded within one genomic window of Polyodon spathula isolate WHYD16114869_AA chromosome 32, ASM1765450v1, whole genome shotgun sequence:
- the LOC121303454 gene encoding zinc finger protein 883-like, giving the protein MDSVEMESVQIKEEFPEPELLPFRVEVSGLASLPIKQELCEMQCDGSQPEVSEIKAEHNELEISQTEEPLLVKQEVLETVCIKRDPPEVEFDYMEPGKEESVDFKPNFPELEPVCMRECNVVREKICMREEGSPNSTQGGGKEDRCSHSLCSLAGSSPAAKVRVDGAEYPDCGKGFTQLGHLKKKQRIHTREKPYHCLDCGKSFNRSGTLKAHQRIHTGEKPYCCSYCGKSFSQSGTLKTHQRTHKGEKPYFCSDCGMSFGQSGHLVSHQRTHTGEKPYHCFYCGMSFSHSGALKEHQRIHTGEKPYHCSDCGKSFSHSGTLKEHQRIHTGEKPYHCSDCGKSFNLSGNLKAHQRTHTGEKPYHCSDCGKSFSHSGTLKAHQRIHTGEKPYYCSDCGKCFSRSHRLVSHQRTHSGEKPYRCSDCGMSFSQSGHLVSHQRIHRGHKL; this is encoded by the exons ATGGACAGTGTGGAGATGGAATCTGTCCAGATTAAAGAAGAGTTCCCTGAACCTGAACTTCTCCCCTTTAGAGTGGAGGTCTCtgggctggcttccctccccattaaacaggagctctgtgagatgcaatgtgacGGCAGTCAGCCAGAGGTCTCTGAGattaaagctgagcacaatgAATTGGAGATCTCccagacagaagaaccccttcTTGTTAAACAAGAGGTGCTAGAAACTGTCTGTATTAAACGGGACCCTCCTGAAGTAGAGTTTGACTACATGGAACCAGGGAAGGAAGAATCCGTGGACTTCAAACCAAACttccctgagctggagcctgtatgCATGCGGGAGTGTAACGTGGTGCGGGAGAAAATCTGCATGAGAGAGGAAGGCTCTCCCAATAGCACGCAAGGAGGTGGAAAGGAAGACAGATGCTCACATTCACTatgcagtctagcag gttccagtccagcagctaaagtgAGGGTGGACGGTGCAGAATATCCTGACTGTGGGAAAGGTTTTACCCAGTTAgggcatttaaagaaaaaacagagaaTTCACACaagagagaaaccatatcactgcttagactgtgggaagagtttcaatagGTCAGGAACCCTGAAAGcacaccagagaattcacacaggagagaaaccgtattgctgctcttattgtgggaagagtttcagccAGTCAGGAACCCTGAAAACACATCAGCGAACCCACaaaggagagaaaccgtatttcTGCTCTGACTGTGGAATGAGTTTTGGTCAGTCCGGAcaccttgtttcacaccagcgaactcacacaggagagaaaccatatcactgcttttactgtggaatgagtttcagtcactcaggagCCCTGAAAGaacaccagagaattcacacaggagagaaaccatatcactgctctgactgtgggaagagtttcagtcactcaggaaccCTGAAAGaacaccagagaattcacacaggagagaaaccgtatcattgctctgactgtgggaagagtttcaatctaTCAGGAAACCTGAAAGCACACCagagaactcacacaggagagaaaccgtatcattgctctgactgtgggaagagtttcagtcactcaggaaccCTGAAAGcacaccagagaattcacacaggagagaaaccatattactgctctgactgtgggaagtgtTTCAGTCGGTCACACAGGCTGgtttcacaccagcgaactcactcaggagagaaaccataccgctgctctgactgtggaatGAGTTTCAGTCAGTCCGGAcaccttgtttcacaccagcgaattcacagagGACACAAACTCTAA